From Brachyspira hampsonii:
ACTGAAACTATAAGTTTAAAAGCTTGGAAAAAAACTTTTAAAAATTATAAAATCAATATTAATGTAGAAAAATTATTCTTCAGTAAAATATTAGGCTCAAATGAAGCTTCTATAAAAAATACTATTATAGAAATATCAAAAATTGATGAGAAAACATTTGAAGATATTATAAATAATCAAATTGAAGAGGCTTTTAATATAGTAAGAGAAGATGGTATAAATATAAAAAAGGGTGCTATTAAGCTTATTAATTTTTTAAAAGATAAAAAAATAAAAAAAGCTATAGCAAGTTCAAGCATAAAAAGAAAAGTTGATTTGTATTTAGATAAAACTAATATCAAAAAAGAATTTGATTATATAATTTGCGGAGATGATGTAAAATTTCCAAAACCTTATCCTGATTTATATAATAATGCATGCAGTTATTTCAATGCTGATAAAAATAATGTAATAATATTAGAAGATTCTAAAAATGGTTTATTATCTGCTAAAAATGCTGATATAGAAAAAAGATTTTATGTTCCTGATTTGCTTTTACTATCTGAAGAAGATGAAAAAGAATTATCATATAAGAAATTTAATGATTTAATAGAAGTAAAAAATTATATAGATAATAATTTTCAATATAATTAAGTTTTATTATAATTTCCCGCCCTTTAAAATTTGATACTATATTAGAAATTGCAATTCTAATTATATTTAAAGCCTAATCAGAAATTAAAGCACCCACCCAAGATTTTTTAAATTTAAAATACATATAACGCACGGTAAATGCATTTTTATTAATTGTTTAAATTATAATTCTTACTTAACTTATATTTTAAATTCTACTTTGCGTGCGTTTTTATAAAAAATATATAATTATCTTATCTTTGTTAAATTGCCTTCGCCTAAGGTATTATTATTGGCATAAAAATAAAAATTCATGTAACTATTATTGAAAGATAGTGTAAAATCATATTTATATCCCGATGAAGTAATAGAAACTTTATATACATTGTCAGAAACTTTTATTATATTTTCTTTATAGGCAGTATTATAGAAGTTTATAAGACTTCCGTTCATTCTTATAGATAAAGCACTTCCGCTTCCTAATGTTACGCTAACAAATGCCTGAGAACTTAAATTATTATTTTCTCTTACTGTAATTGAGCCTTCATAAGTTCCATAATATTTATCATCTATTCCATTATTACTGTCAAAAGATAATGAACCTGTATTAAAATTAAGACAGCTGGATATAAAAAAAGCAGAAAATATTATTATTAT
This genomic window contains:
- a CDS encoding HAD family hydrolase produces the protein MNKLDLVIFDMDGLLLDTETISLKAWKKTFKNYKININVEKLFFSKILGSNEASIKNTIIEISKIDEKTFEDIINNQIEEAFNIVREDGINIKKGAIKLINFLKDKKIKKAIASSSIKRKVDLYLDKTNIKKEFDYIICGDDVKFPKPYPDLYNNACSYFNADKNNVIILEDSKNGLLSAKNADIEKRFYVPDLLLLSEEDEKELSYKKFNDLIEVKNYIDNNFQYN